A single region of the Prevotella sp. HUN102 genome encodes:
- a CDS encoding response regulator transcription factor, whose translation MSVLLNENSRLQLPQDGRPQIGDEQYYDLQPYIDSAKAFAQITYKSLYIIDYNRMNFLYVSDNPLLLCGENVETVQQEGYNFYYNHVPEEDLEFLTQVNRVGFEFFKGIAVSERSQYTISYNFRITQKESREKILINHQITPLKLDSMGNVWLALCLVSLAPTQEVGVAYMTAVNSNTIWKFSLKSGRWKQIDNIVLNEYEKAVIRLANRGLSVGEIANEINRSEDSVKGYRKKLFQKLGVGNISEAIAVATHRRLI comes from the coding sequence ATGAGTGTACTTCTTAACGAAAATAGCCGTCTACAGTTACCGCAAGATGGTCGTCCTCAGATAGGAGACGAGCAATACTATGACTTGCAACCTTATATTGACTCTGCGAAGGCATTTGCCCAAATTACATATAAATCTCTCTACATCATTGATTATAATAGGATGAATTTTCTGTATGTATCGGATAACCCTCTACTCCTTTGCGGAGAGAACGTAGAAACAGTGCAACAAGAAGGATACAACTTTTATTATAATCATGTACCTGAAGAAGATCTTGAATTCCTTACACAAGTCAATAGAGTGGGTTTTGAATTTTTCAAAGGAATTGCTGTTTCAGAACGCTCTCAGTATACAATATCTTATAACTTCCGAATTACTCAAAAAGAATCTCGAGAAAAAATCTTGATAAACCATCAGATAACACCACTTAAATTGGACTCAATGGGAAATGTTTGGTTGGCTCTTTGTTTGGTTTCATTAGCTCCGACTCAAGAAGTCGGTGTTGCTTATATGACAGCGGTTAATTCAAATACGATATGGAAGTTTTCCTTGAAGAGTGGACGTTGGAAACAAATTGACAATATTGTACTAAATGAATATGAAAAAGCCGTGATCCGACTGGCGAACCGCGGCTTATCTGTTGGGGAAATTGCTAACGAAATTAATCGTTCGGAAGATTCCGTAAAAGGCTATCGCAAAAAATTATTTCAGAAACTCGGAGTAGGAAATATTTCTGAAGCTATTGCTGTGGCTACACATCGCAGACTAATTTAA
- a CDS encoding ThiF family adenylyltransferase: MKRYERNRIYISDKDQAKIKDFRVLLAGAGIGSNVAETLLRIGFETITLVDGDVVEESNLNRQNYTEEDVGKPKVEALKNRLLSINPKAQISTINTFINHDNVRDIIVGHDVAINALDFKSDIPFVFDQLCAEQDIYVLHPYNVGFAGIVIVVSPKGAKLESLLSEGESYLGFEKRAVQHVTDYFNYWVRPKIWIEEVIRKYEDEGVPLPPPQLSIASSLVGGICTSILIRIVRREFVKVFPKFYYYSEHDDLN, from the coding sequence ATGAAACGATACGAACGAAATCGAATCTACATTTCCGATAAAGATCAGGCAAAAATCAAAGATTTTCGGGTCTTACTTGCTGGTGCTGGAATAGGAAGTAATGTTGCAGAAACGCTATTGCGCATAGGATTTGAAACTATCACATTGGTCGATGGAGATGTAGTAGAGGAAAGCAATCTCAATAGGCAAAACTATACCGAGGAAGATGTGGGAAAGCCCAAAGTAGAGGCTTTGAAAAATCGACTACTTAGCATCAATCCTAAAGCACAAATTTCGACTATAAACACATTTATCAATCATGATAATGTGAGGGATATCATCGTAGGACATGATGTAGCAATTAATGCTCTTGATTTCAAAAGTGACATTCCATTTGTCTTTGACCAATTGTGTGCGGAGCAGGATATCTATGTATTACATCCTTATAATGTCGGATTTGCAGGTATTGTTATAGTTGTTTCTCCCAAAGGAGCAAAATTGGAAAGTTTACTTTCTGAAGGAGAGAGTTATCTGGGATTTGAGAAACGTGCAGTACAGCATGTGACGGACTATTTCAACTATTGGGTCCGACCCAAAATATGGATAGAAGAGGTAATACGAAAGTATGAAGACGAGGGTGTGCCTTTGCCACCTCCCCAACTATCCATAGCTTCTTCTTTGGTTGGCGGAATATGTACTTCTATCCTTATACGTATTGTCAGGAGAGAATTTGTAAAAGTATTCCCAAAATTCTATTACTACTCAGAACACGATGATTTAAATTAG